The Marivivens sp. LCG002 genome contains a region encoding:
- a CDS encoding DUF6280 family protein yields MTDFVDGTAFNNEQGNRARKLFAAVVLAALDDAIADDKKYGNGPEQIARWARSRDGREVLSCAGIDPNERVVKGLMEFVSKGVRTSVALSREESERRHAAEMEAA; encoded by the coding sequence ATGACCGATTTCGTTGACGGCACCGCGTTTAACAATGAGCAAGGTAACCGCGCTCGCAAACTGTTTGCAGCGGTTGTTCTCGCAGCTCTCGATGACGCGATTGCTGACGACAAAAAATACGGCAACGGCCCTGAGCAGATTGCTCGCTGGGCACGTTCGCGCGATGGCCGCGAGGTTCTCTCGTGTGCGGGCATCGACCCGAACGAACGCGTTGTCAAAGGCCTGATGGAATTCGTGAGCAAGGGCGTGCGCACGTCTGTTGCGCTCTCGCGCGAAGAAAGCGAACGCCGTCACGCCGCCGAAATGGAAGCTGCATAA
- a CDS encoding inorganic phosphate transporter, producing MADQDPNYHWKTLDRDLGRISRLEAATLYTSKPMVGMGVGLVFLIIAGLGAAFLFNGGSSSFVVIAAAIFGAYMAMNIGANDVANNMGPAVGANALTMGGAIVIAALCESAGALLAGGDVVSTISKGIIDPHSVEETRVFIWAMMAALVSSALWVNLATWVGAPVSTTHSVVGGVMGAGIAAAGFAAVNWPTMGTIALSWIISPLLGGAIAAGFLAFIKWAIIYRDDKIEAARRWVPVLMGIMAGVFATYLAMKGLQKLIKVDLLTSVIVGFAIGGLVYVVSAPYVRRKSEGLENRNKSLKVLFALPLVLSAALLSFAHGANDVANAVGPLAAIVHAEEFGEFAGKVNIPLWVMIIGAFGISFGLILFGPKLIRMVGSQITKLNPMRAYCVALSAAITVIVASWLGLPVSSTHIAVGGVFGVGFFREWHAERRARNSSKKRPPAKRIAPEERRRRKLVRRSHFMTIVAAWVITVPAAASMSAVIFFVLNAMFI from the coding sequence ATGGCAGATCAAGACCCGAATTATCACTGGAAAACGCTTGACCGTGACCTTGGTCGCATTTCCCGATTGGAAGCGGCGACGCTTTACACTTCGAAGCCTATGGTCGGCATGGGCGTCGGCCTTGTCTTTCTGATCATCGCCGGTCTGGGCGCCGCCTTTCTTTTCAACGGCGGCTCGTCGAGCTTTGTTGTAATCGCGGCTGCGATCTTCGGCGCCTATATGGCAATGAACATTGGCGCGAACGATGTTGCCAACAACATGGGCCCTGCGGTCGGTGCGAACGCCCTTACCATGGGGGGCGCAATCGTCATTGCCGCCCTGTGCGAAAGTGCGGGTGCACTTCTGGCGGGCGGGGATGTTGTTTCGACGATTTCCAAAGGGATCATCGACCCCCATTCAGTGGAAGAAACCCGTGTCTTTATCTGGGCGATGATGGCGGCTCTGGTGTCCTCGGCGCTTTGGGTGAACCTTGCCACTTGGGTTGGCGCGCCTGTGTCGACCACCCATTCGGTTGTCGGAGGGGTTATGGGCGCGGGCATCGCAGCGGCAGGCTTTGCCGCCGTGAACTGGCCGACCATGGGCACCATTGCTCTTAGCTGGATCATTTCGCCGCTGCTCGGCGGAGCGATCGCTGCGGGTTTTCTGGCCTTCATCAAATGGGCCATCATCTATCGCGACGACAAGATCGAGGCCGCACGCCGCTGGGTTCCTGTTCTCATGGGCATTATGGCGGGCGTTTTCGCGACCTATCTCGCCATGAAAGGCCTTCAAAAGCTGATCAAGGTCGACCTTCTGACCTCGGTCATTGTCGGGTTCGCCATCGGCGGCTTGGTCTATGTGGTTTCGGCCCCCTATGTGCGCCGCAAGTCCGAAGGTCTCGAGAACCGCAATAAATCACTCAAGGTGCTCTTTGCGCTTCCCCTCGTGCTCTCTGCTGCACTCTTGTCCTTTGCGCATGGTGCGAACGACGTCGCCAACGCGGTCGGCCCGCTTGCCGCCATCGTTCACGCAGAAGAATTCGGCGAATTCGCGGGCAAGGTGAACATCCCGCTATGGGTCATGATCATCGGTGCTTTCGGGATCTCTTTCGGTCTTATCCTGTTCGGACCCAAGCTGATCCGTATGGTGGGAAGCCAGATCACCAAGCTCAACCCGATGCGCGCCTACTGCGTGGCGCTTTCGGCAGCGATCACCGTGATCGTGGCAAGCTGGCTCGGGCTTCCTGTGTCTTCGACCCACATCGCTGTGGGCGGCGTCTTTGGCGTCGGCTTCTTCCGCGAATGGCACGCAGAGCGCCGTGCACGGAACTCGAGCAAGAAGCGCCCGCCTGCAAAGCGCATCGCCCCCGAGGAACGCCGCCGCCGCAAGCTTGTGCGCCGCTCGCACTTTATGACCATCGTCGCGGCATGGGTGATCACGGTTCCCGCCGCTGCAAGCATGTCCGCGGTCATCTTCTTTGTTTTGAACGCGATGTTCATCTAA
- a CDS encoding ABC transporter permease produces MSEISSMGVRRFGMVNWLGLYTLIRREIMRFMNVWSQTIMAPLINAGLFLMIFTIAIGSKRGDVMGMPFMHFLAPGILTMTVIQNSFANSSSSLTSAKVQGNIVDTLMPPLSPLELVLGYIFGAVARGLLVAVVIALGVWLFLGVGMEHPQWALVFVILGAIFMGGMGIIAALFANKFDQLAAISNFVVTPLSFLSGTFYSIDALPPVLNKLSHINPFFYIIDGVRYGMIGVSDSSPWQGLWIVSLSCAIVLGICWNWFRTGYRLKA; encoded by the coding sequence ATGTCAGAAATTTCCAGCATGGGTGTCCGCCGTTTCGGGATGGTGAACTGGCTTGGGCTCTATACTTTGATCCGCCGCGAGATCATGCGGTTCATGAATGTCTGGTCCCAGACCATCATGGCGCCCCTGATCAACGCGGGGCTGTTCCTGATGATTTTCACAATCGCGATCGGGTCCAAACGCGGGGACGTTATGGGGATGCCTTTCATGCATTTCCTTGCTCCGGGTATTCTGACGATGACCGTGATCCAGAACTCCTTTGCCAACTCGTCCTCCTCTCTGACCTCGGCCAAGGTCCAAGGGAATATCGTCGACACCCTGATGCCGCCGCTCTCCCCGCTCGAGCTGGTGCTTGGCTATATTTTCGGCGCAGTGGCACGCGGGCTTTTGGTGGCGGTTGTTATTGCGCTCGGTGTCTGGCTTTTCCTCGGTGTCGGGATGGAGCATCCGCAGTGGGCTTTGGTCTTTGTCATTCTGGGCGCGATTTTTATGGGCGGTATGGGGATCATTGCAGCCTTGTTCGCCAATAAATTCGACCAGCTTGCTGCCATCTCGAATTTTGTCGTCACGCCGCTTTCGTTCCTGTCGGGGACTTTCTATTCCATCGACGCGCTTCCGCCTGTGCTCAACAAACTGAGCCACATCAACCCGTTCTTTTATATCATCGACGGCGTGCGCTACGGGATGATCGGTGTTTCCGACAGCAGCCCGTGGCAGGGGCTCTGGATCGTTTCGCTCTCTTGCGCGATCGTGCTTGGCATTTGCTGGAATTGGTTCCGCACAGGCTATCGCCTCAAGGCCTGA
- a CDS encoding helix-turn-helix domain-containing protein has product MADFVYKSRKSECPYELALATIAKKWKPRILMELARGSCRFGDIRYALGSVSDKMLSSALAEMTADGLVSRTSFSEVPPRVEYAMTPQGEALWAAIQPLKAWSEKVSEN; this is encoded by the coding sequence ATGGCCGATTTTGTTTATAAGTCCCGCAAGAGCGAGTGTCCCTACGAGCTCGCTTTGGCGACCATCGCGAAAAAATGGAAACCGCGTATCCTGATGGAGCTTGCGCGCGGGTCTTGCCGTTTTGGAGATATCCGCTACGCGCTCGGGTCCGTATCCGACAAAATGCTGTCCTCCGCACTCGCAGAGATGACCGCAGACGGATTGGTGAGTCGCACCTCCTTCAGCGAAGTCCCGCCGCGCGTGGAATACGCGATGACGCCGCAGGGTGAAGCGCTCTGGGCTGCAATCCAACCCTTGAAGGCATGGTCTGAAAAGGTCAGCGAAAACTGA
- a CDS encoding GcrA family cell cycle regulator, with the protein MSWTDERVELLKKMWGEGQSASQIAKELGGVTRNAVIGKVHRLGLSNRAGSGAAAAPAAKPAPAKEKPAVAAAPKPKVEPKPAPQPKVAAKPKAEDDGESAPIPMSAARRAIIPAGQPLPPQPSANEISPEALAKVNEVEKTAKRLSLMELTERTCKWPIGDPATDNFWFCGLPSQQGKPYCEAHVGVAFQPMSARRDRRR; encoded by the coding sequence ATGTCCTGGACCGACGAACGCGTCGAGCTACTCAAGAAGATGTGGGGCGAGGGTCAATCCGCCAGCCAGATCGCAAAAGAGCTGGGTGGCGTCACCCGTAACGCCGTAATCGGCAAGGTGCACCGTCTGGGGCTCTCGAACCGTGCAGGAAGCGGTGCAGCCGCTGCTCCGGCCGCAAAGCCCGCCCCCGCCAAGGAAAAGCCCGCGGTGGCTGCCGCACCCAAGCCCAAGGTCGAGCCCAAGCCCGCCCCGCAGCCCAAGGTCGCCGCAAAGCCCAAAGCCGAAGACGACGGAGAGTCCGCGCCGATCCCGATGAGTGCTGCGCGCCGTGCGATCATCCCCGCAGGCCAGCCTCTTCCGCCGCAGCCTTCGGCCAATGAAATCAGCCCCGAGGCTCTCGCCAAGGTGAACGAAGTCGAAAAGACCGCCAAGCGTCTTTCGCTGATGGAATTGACCGAGCGCACCTGCAAATGGCCGATCGGCGACCCTGCGACAGATAACTTCTGGTTCTGCGGCCTTCCTTCGCAGCAAGGCAAGCCCTATTGCGAGGCCCATGTCGGCGTTGCGTTCCAGCCGATGAGCGCGCGGCGCGATCGCCGCCGCTGA
- a CDS encoding TolC family outer membrane protein, with protein sequence MRKSMMTFAAAVAMAFAAPLAKAETLADALASAYNNSGLLEQNRAVLRAADEDVAQAMASLRPVINWTATTGFSGAIDDLKRKTTQIGLTGSYTLFDFGANEIGLDIQKETVLATRQSLVNVEQQVLLGAVGAYLDVVTGREFVALREANVRVLTQEFRAAQDRFDVGEITKTDVALSEARLASARSLLAVAQGDLARAIEAFRVAIGRSPSSPAAARPAPVTYSVEEAKAFAVRNHPAIIQAQHAVTAAEMAITRAQASTKPTLRLSGSVGFVESGGTWGSAADVGLTASGPVYNGGASASVIRQAMARRDNARAQLHLATLSVQEAVGNAYANYSVARAASDAYSRAIEAQQSAYDGVREEARLGSRTTLEVLNAEQDLLDARANALDARANEVLASYAILQAMGLLTAEQLKLNVQTYDPLTYYNLVQNAPTSYSEQGKALDRVLEALGK encoded by the coding sequence ATGCGCAAATCGATGATGACGTTCGCTGCTGCGGTGGCCATGGCGTTTGCCGCCCCGCTTGCGAAGGCTGAAACTCTCGCCGACGCGCTTGCAAGTGCCTATAACAACAGCGGTTTGCTCGAACAGAACAGAGCGGTGCTTCGGGCGGCCGATGAAGATGTCGCGCAAGCGATGGCCTCGCTGCGTCCTGTGATCAATTGGACCGCAACAACAGGCTTCTCGGGCGCTATCGACGATCTCAAACGCAAAACCACCCAGATCGGCCTTACCGGGAGCTATACGCTTTTCGACTTCGGTGCGAACGAGATCGGCCTTGATATCCAGAAAGAAACGGTTCTCGCAACGAGGCAGTCCTTGGTCAATGTCGAGCAACAGGTGTTGCTGGGCGCGGTTGGTGCCTATCTCGACGTTGTAACGGGCCGCGAGTTTGTCGCATTGCGCGAAGCTAACGTGCGCGTCCTGACCCAAGAATTCCGTGCCGCGCAGGACCGTTTCGACGTTGGCGAAATCACGAAAACCGATGTGGCGCTCAGCGAGGCACGTCTTGCCTCTGCGCGCAGCCTTCTTGCCGTTGCCCAAGGCGACCTTGCCCGCGCGATCGAGGCGTTCCGCGTTGCAATCGGGCGGTCTCCGTCGAGCCCCGCAGCGGCGCGCCCTGCGCCTGTGACCTATAGCGTGGAAGAGGCCAAAGCTTTTGCCGTGCGCAACCATCCTGCAATCATTCAGGCGCAACATGCGGTAACGGCCGCAGAAATGGCGATAACCCGTGCTCAGGCATCCACCAAGCCGACTCTTCGGCTCTCGGGGAGTGTCGGGTTTGTCGAATCCGGCGGCACTTGGGGGAGCGCGGCAGATGTCGGTCTGACGGCAAGCGGTCCCGTCTATAACGGCGGTGCTTCGGCCAGCGTCATTCGTCAAGCGATGGCACGGCGTGACAACGCGCGCGCGCAGCTCCACCTTGCGACCCTGTCCGTGCAAGAGGCGGTTGGCAACGCCTATGCGAACTACTCGGTGGCGCGTGCGGCAAGCGATGCCTATTCTCGGGCAATCGAGGCACAGCAAAGCGCCTATGATGGTGTCCGCGAGGAGGCCCGTTTGGGCTCGCGCACCACGCTCGAGGTGCTGAATGCCGAGCAGGATTTGCTCGATGCGCGTGCCAATGCACTTGATGCGCGTGCCAATGAAGTGCTGGCCAGCTATGCGATTCTTCAGGCGATGGGCCTTTTGACCGCCGAGCAGCTCAAGCTCAACGTTCAGACCTATGACCCCCTAACCTATTACAATCTCGTGCAAAATGCTCCGACTTCCTATTCGGAGCAGGGCAAGGCGCTGGATCGCGTTCTTGAAGCTCTCGGAAAGTAA
- a CDS encoding cobyric acid synthase has product MTKAIMIQGAGSNVGKSMLVAGIARALVKRGLKVAPFKPQNMSNNAAVTVDGGEIGRAQALQALAAGLAPVVDMNPVLLKPETDIGASVIVQGKRVATLKARDYGKMKATLMPAVLESFHRLAENVDIIVIEGAGSPAEVNLRAGDIANMGFAEAADVPVILIGDIDRGGVIAQLVGTHAVLPPEDCGRIVGFGVNKFRGDTSLFHDGMDFIHDRTGWAPLGIIPWFADAWKLPAEDVMDVASRPGGPIKIVVPRLPRIANFDDLDPLSAEPDVSVEIIEAGRPLPLDADLILIPGSKSTIADLAHFRAQGWDIDLLAHIRRGGRVLGICGGYQMLGRKIIDVDGIEGTPCEVEGLGLLDVTTEMKPFKRLALTSGTHIASGEVLSGYEIHIGETDGPDRTRPWLRIDQRDEGAQSADGKVRGCYIHGLFAADGFRRTMLAELGAPASKVNYNQGVEDALDALAAHMEAHFDIDRLLELAGEIS; this is encoded by the coding sequence ATGACCAAAGCTATCATGATTCAAGGCGCCGGCTCGAACGTCGGTAAATCCATGCTTGTTGCAGGTATCGCCCGAGCTTTGGTCAAGCGCGGCCTCAAAGTGGCACCTTTCAAACCCCAGAACATGTCCAACAACGCCGCCGTCACCGTCGATGGCGGCGAGATCGGGCGCGCACAGGCTCTTCAGGCCCTTGCAGCGGGGCTTGCCCCCGTTGTCGACATGAACCCTGTGCTGCTTAAACCCGAAACCGACATCGGTGCTTCGGTCATTGTTCAGGGCAAGCGGGTCGCAACGCTCAAGGCCCGCGACTATGGAAAGATGAAGGCAACCTTGATGCCGGCTGTTCTCGAGAGCTTTCATAGATTGGCCGAAAACGTCGACATCATCGTGATCGAAGGCGCAGGAAGCCCCGCCGAAGTCAATCTTCGCGCTGGCGACATTGCGAACATGGGCTTTGCCGAGGCTGCGGATGTGCCTGTCATCCTGATCGGAGACATCGATCGAGGCGGCGTGATTGCGCAACTCGTGGGAACCCACGCGGTCCTTCCGCCCGAAGATTGCGGTCGGATCGTCGGGTTCGGCGTCAACAAATTCCGTGGGGATACGAGCCTGTTTCACGACGGGATGGACTTTATCCACGACCGCACCGGATGGGCGCCGCTCGGGATTATTCCGTGGTTTGCGGATGCATGGAAGCTCCCAGCAGAAGACGTGATGGATGTTGCCTCTCGTCCCGGAGGACCAATCAAGATTGTGGTGCCCCGTCTCCCCCGAATTGCGAATTTCGATGATCTTGACCCCCTCTCTGCCGAACCCGATGTCAGCGTCGAAATCATCGAGGCGGGCCGCCCGCTCCCGCTTGATGCCGATCTGATCCTGATCCCGGGGAGCAAATCGACCATCGCGGATCTTGCACATTTCAGAGCGCAGGGATGGGACATCGACCTTTTGGCGCATATAAGGCGCGGCGGTCGCGTATTAGGGATTTGTGGCGGCTATCAGATGCTTGGCCGCAAGATCATTGATGTCGACGGCATCGAAGGCACCCCTTGCGAGGTTGAGGGCCTTGGACTGCTCGATGTGACGACCGAAATGAAGCCGTTTAAGCGTCTGGCGCTGACAAGCGGCACGCATATCGCTTCTGGCGAAGTGCTCTCGGGCTATGAAATCCACATCGGCGAGACCGACGGCCCCGATCGGACACGGCCTTGGCTCCGGATCGACCAACGCGACGAAGGCGCGCAGAGCGCTGATGGCAAAGTCAGAGGATGTTATATCCACGGACTTTTTGCCGCCGACGGGTTCCGTCGCACCATGCTCGCCGAGCTTGGCGCACCAGCGTCAAAGGTGAACTACAATCAAGGTGTCGAAGACGCGCTCGATGCGCTTGCCGCGCATATGGAAGCACATTTCGACATCGACAGGCTCTTGGAGCTAGCGGGCGAAATCAGTTGA
- a CDS encoding aspartate aminotransferase family protein, with translation MIPSVLPTYNRAPLNFVKGEGSWLIEADGRRFLDLGAGIAVNALGHANPDLVAALTEQAGKLWHVSNLYNIEQQQKLADKLVEASFADTVFFTNSGTESCELAVKMARKHFYDKGQPERVNIITFDGSFHGRSSAGIAAAGSEKMVKGFGPLLPGFVHLKWGDHDALTVAAAKPDVCAILVEPVQGEGGIRPLPDQCLKGLRDLCDQHGILLILDEVQCGMGRTGKLFAHEWSGVTPDIMMVAKGIGGGFPLGAVLATENGASGMTAGTHGSTYGGNPLACAVGNKVMDIVADDAFLAEVNRKAGQLRQSLEGLAASHPDVFEEVRGAGLMLGLKLKPEVSNLDFVKAGYVAEVLLVPAGDNVVRLLPPLNITEEDIGAAISRLESAASAVKP, from the coding sequence ATGATCCCCAGCGTTCTCCCGACCTATAACCGCGCACCTTTGAACTTTGTCAAAGGCGAAGGCTCCTGGCTGATCGAGGCGGATGGGCGACGTTTTCTGGACTTGGGCGCTGGGATTGCGGTCAACGCTTTGGGTCATGCGAACCCCGACCTCGTGGCTGCTCTGACCGAGCAGGCGGGCAAGCTTTGGCACGTGTCGAACCTCTACAACATCGAGCAGCAACAGAAGCTTGCCGATAAACTTGTCGAGGCAAGCTTTGCCGACACGGTCTTCTTTACCAACTCGGGCACGGAAAGCTGTGAGCTTGCCGTCAAGATGGCGCGCAAGCATTTCTATGACAAAGGCCAGCCCGAGCGGGTGAACATCATCACCTTTGATGGCTCTTTCCATGGCCGCTCGTCCGCAGGGATTGCCGCAGCGGGCTCCGAAAAGATGGTCAAGGGCTTTGGTCCGCTTCTTCCCGGGTTTGTCCATCTCAAGTGGGGCGATCACGACGCTCTCACCGTTGCAGCCGCCAAACCCGATGTCTGCGCCATCCTTGTCGAGCCTGTTCAGGGCGAAGGCGGTATTCGCCCGCTCCCCGATCAGTGTCTCAAGGGGCTGCGTGATCTTTGTGACCAACACGGTATTTTGCTCATCCTCGATGAGGTGCAGTGCGGGATGGGTCGCACGGGCAAGCTCTTTGCGCACGAGTGGTCGGGTGTGACGCCCGATATCATGATGGTCGCCAAGGGCATCGGCGGTGGCTTCCCGCTTGGTGCGGTTCTGGCGACCGAGAACGGCGCATCGGGCATGACGGCAGGCACCCATGGCTCGACCTATGGCGGCAATCCTTTGGCCTGCGCCGTAGGCAACAAGGTGATGGATATCGTCGCGGACGACGCCTTTCTTGCCGAGGTGAACCGCAAAGCGGGGCAGCTGCGCCAGTCGCTCGAAGGTCTGGCCGCAAGCCATCCCGATGTCTTTGAGGAGGTGCGGGGCGCTGGTCTTATGCTGGGTCTCAAGCTCAAACCCGAGGTGTCCAACCTTGATTTCGTGAAAGCAGGCTATGTAGCCGAGGTGCTGCTTGTGCCTGCGGGGGACAACGTTGTGCGTCTTTTGCCGCCCTTGAACATCACCGAGGAAGATATCGGTGCGGCAATCTCGCGACTTGAATCTGCCGCAAGCGCCGTCAAACCCTGA
- a CDS encoding protein-L-isoaspartate O-methyltransferase — protein sequence MVDYTSRRIMMVDTQVRPSDVTKFPIIDAMLDVKRELFVPSNKREAAYIGENIDLSATRVVLEPRTFAKMLDALNVKPSEVVLDLGCGLGYSTAVLAKIAEFVVAVESDETMANDAQTTLSEQGIDNAAVMTGELVNGSAKSGPYDVIILEGAVETMPDAIISQLKEGGRIGALFAEGALGVVRIGYKLDGKINWRDAFNAGAPVLEGFAKERAFAL from the coding sequence GTGGTAGACTATACTTCCCGCCGGATCATGATGGTCGATACTCAAGTCCGTCCGTCTGATGTGACAAAGTTCCCGATCATCGACGCGATGCTTGACGTCAAGCGCGAGCTTTTCGTGCCTTCGAACAAGCGCGAAGCCGCTTATATCGGTGAAAATATCGATCTGTCGGCGACGCGTGTCGTGCTTGAGCCCCGCACCTTTGCCAAAATGCTCGACGCGTTGAACGTCAAGCCGAGCGAAGTCGTTCTCGATCTGGGATGCGGGCTTGGATACTCGACCGCCGTTCTGGCCAAGATTGCCGAATTCGTCGTCGCCGTCGAATCCGATGAAACCATGGCGAACGATGCCCAGACCACTCTTTCCGAACAAGGTATCGACAATGCTGCCGTCATGACGGGCGAGCTTGTTAACGGTTCGGCAAAGTCTGGACCCTATGATGTGATTATTCTCGAAGGCGCCGTTGAAACTATGCCCGACGCGATCATATCTCAGCTTAAAGAGGGCGGTCGCATCGGTGCTCTGTTTGCCGAAGGTGCTCTTGGTGTTGTGCGGATCGGTTACAAGCTCGACGGCAAGATCAACTGGCGTGATGCTTTCAACGCGGGTGCGCCCGTGCTTGAAGGTTTTGCCAAGGAACGTGCTTTCGCGCTCTAA
- the argF gene encoding ornithine carbamoyltransferase yields the protein MKHFLDINATSPEDLRSMIDAARTIKEARAGRPKGTLDDDRPLEGHMVALIFEKPSTRTRVSFDVGVRQMGGQTMVLSGADMQLGHGETIADTARVLSRYVDLIMIRTFEEQTLLEMAEYATVPVINGLTNRTHPCQIMADILTFEEHRGPIKGKKVVWSGDGNNVAASFIHAAGQFGFDFTFTGPQPLDPEMVFIEEARAKGVNVTIERDPMKAVEGADLVVTDTWVSMHDPASARERRHNQLRGYQVNDALMAAAKPDALFMHCLPAHRDDEATSSVMDGPHSVIFDEAENRLHAQKAIMRWCLGK from the coding sequence ATGAAACATTTTCTCGATATTAATGCCACAAGCCCCGAAGATCTTCGGAGCATGATTGATGCGGCCCGCACGATCAAAGAAGCGCGCGCGGGGCGTCCCAAGGGCACGCTCGATGACGATCGCCCGCTCGAGGGCCATATGGTCGCTCTCATTTTCGAAAAGCCTTCGACGCGGACCCGCGTGTCCTTTGACGTCGGCGTGCGCCAGATGGGCGGTCAGACCATGGTGCTCTCGGGGGCCGACATGCAGCTTGGCCACGGCGAAACCATTGCCGACACGGCCCGCGTTCTGTCGCGCTATGTTGATCTGATCATGATCCGCACCTTTGAAGAGCAAACGCTCCTCGAGATGGCGGAATATGCGACAGTGCCTGTGATCAACGGTCTGACCAACCGCACGCATCCCTGTCAGATCATGGCCGACATTCTCACCTTTGAGGAGCATCGCGGCCCGATCAAAGGTAAAAAGGTCGTCTGGTCAGGGGACGGCAACAACGTGGCGGCTTCGTTTATCCACGCGGCGGGCCAGTTCGGCTTTGACTTCACCTTTACGGGGCCGCAGCCGCTTGATCCCGAGATGGTCTTTATCGAAGAGGCCCGTGCAAAGGGCGTCAACGTCACCATCGAACGCGACCCGATGAAGGCGGTAGAAGGCGCCGATCTCGTCGTTACGGATACGTGGGTGTCGATGCATGATCCCGCCTCTGCCCGCGAGCGCCGTCACAATCAGCTTCGGGGCTATCAGGTGAATGACGCTCTCATGGCCGCCGCCAAGCCCGATGCGCTTTTCATGCATTGCCTTCCGGCGCACCGCGATGACGAAGCAACGTCTTCGGTGATGGACGGACCGCATTCGGTGATCTTTGACGAGGCGGAAAACCGGCTCCATGCGCAGAAAGCGATCATGCGCTGGTGTCTTGGAAAGTAA
- the efp gene encoding elongation factor P, protein MPKINGNEIKPGNILDHEGGLWAAVKVSHVKPGKGGAFAQVELKNIRDGRKLNERFRSEDKVERVRLDQKDQQFLYETDGRLVFMDTETYEQVEIDAELLGDRRPFLQDGMTATVEYYGEEPLGVSLPQKVTCVIAETEPVVKGQTAANSYKPAILDNGVRITVPPFIGTGEAIIVNTDTMEYSERA, encoded by the coding sequence ATGCCCAAAATCAACGGTAACGAAATCAAGCCCGGCAACATTCTCGATCACGAGGGTGGCCTGTGGGCTGCTGTAAAAGTGAGCCATGTGAAGCCCGGTAAGGGCGGTGCATTCGCTCAGGTCGAACTCAAGAACATCCGCGACGGTCGCAAGCTCAACGAACGTTTCCGTTCGGAAGACAAGGTCGAGCGCGTCCGTCTCGATCAAAAGGACCAGCAGTTCCTCTACGAGACCGATGGCCGTCTCGTGTTCATGGACACCGAAACCTATGAGCAGGTCGAAATCGACGCCGAACTTCTGGGGGATCGTCGCCCGTTCCTTCAGGACGGTATGACCGCGACCGTGGAATACTATGGCGAGGAGCCGCTCGGCGTGTCTCTGCCGCAGAAGGTCACTTGCGTCATCGCTGAGACCGAGCCGGTCGTCAAAGGCCAAACCGCTGCAAACAGCTACAAGCCTGCGATCCTCGACAACGGTGTGCGCATCACTGTTCCGCCGTTCATCGGCACAGGTGAAGCGATCATCGTAAACACCGACACGATGGAATATTCCGAACGCGCCTAA